GTTAGCTCCAGCTGGCAGTCGGATGACAACGGCAAGAACTGGAGTCCGATCCGGTCGCATCACGCGCTTGCCAGAGGCTTGACGCCCGGCTTCCGCCGCAATCCAACCACGTCGACGCTCGACCCAAATCGCAACTGCGTGTTGGCGATCGTCAACGCGTTGGACACGCCGAACTTGGATCCCAAAATCAATGAGCCGCCGATCGCGCAGAAGACTTACTATTTGCGCTATCGCGTTTCGACCGACGGCGGTGCCAGTTGGTTGTGCGACGATCCGATCGTTGGTGTGGGAGACTACGACGCAAAACATCCGTTCGATGATCTGTGGATCGGAAAAAACGCGATCTATGTCGGCGATAACGGTTGTGCGCCGATCGTCACCGACAGCGGACGCGTCTTGTTGCCGGTGCAGATGACGGTTCTCGACGATGCTGGCGAACTCTACCAACCACCGCGGGCGCACACGTATACCGAAGCCGTTGCGTTGGTCGGTACGTGGACTGACAAAAATCGGATCACCTGGCGAATGCCGACGCGAGTGAAAGGCGATCCGGAGAAAACCGTTCGCGGTTTGATCGAACCGACGATCGCCGAGGCACCCGATGGACGGATCTTGATGGTGATGCGGGGCAGCAATTCGCACGACTCCACGGTCGCATCGAGCAAATGGTTTGCAGTTTCCAACGACGAGGGAGAAACGTGGAGCGAGCCAAAGCGTTGGGCTTACGACGACGGCACCTCCTTCTATTCGCCCAGCAGCATGTCGGTGCTGATGCGTCACAGCAGCGGGCGGGTCTTCTGGGGCGGAAACATCACGCCCGAAAATCCCAAGGGCAACTTGCCGCGATTCCCGTTGGTGATTGGCGAAGTCGATCCGCAATCGCTACAGTTGATCCGATCCAGCGTGGTCGTCGTCGACCAGAAGAATCCGGAAGATGCCAACCGCGGGCGGCTGGATCTATCACACGTCCACCTGATGGAGGACCGCGAAACCAAGGAAATGATTCTGACATATACGCGAGCATATCACGCCTATCGCCAACGCGAATTTGCACTGCTTCGCCTGGCCCTTTCATCTCCCGAAGACGCTCAATAGTAACGGCGACTTGCCGTTTTAGACTACATCCATTTCGCATCCTAAATCGTTAACCAAAAGCTATTCCGATATGTCCACGCGACTGATTTCCGCCATCTGTACTCCGCTGCAATCCGACGGCAGCCTTCACGAGCCTGGACTTGCGGCTCACATCGAAGCCCAACTGGACGCTGGAATCAACGGATTGTTGGTCGCCGGAACGATGGGACTGATGCAGTTGCAAACCGATGCGACTTATCAGCGGTTGATCGAAGAGAGTGTTCGCGTCAACGCGGGGCGTTCGGAAATTTGGATCGGTGTTGGCGATCTCAGCTACCAGCGAACGCTCGAGCGGATTCGGGTCGCGGAACAGCATGCTGTTGATGGCCTAGTCGTGCTGACGCCCTATTTGATGAAGTTCAACGAGCAGGAACTGATTCATTACTATCTGAAACTGGCCGATGCGTCGACCAAACCACTCTTCCTGTACGACCTGCCCGTTCTGACGGGAACCGCGTTGTCGATGGAGTTGGTCGAACAGGTGACAGCCCACCCGAATATCCATGGTCTGAAATGCACTCGCGATTGGGAATGGACGACCGAG
Above is a genomic segment from Rosistilla ulvae containing:
- a CDS encoding sialidase family protein, whose translation is MRSQPPKRFTLIFAAISVVLSSTEKLPAADAQPPCVTIVKRELTDAVSPYYRAIYGDVAKDRLVSSSWQSDDNGKNWSPIRSHHALARGLTPGFRRNPTTSTLDPNRNCVLAIVNALDTPNLDPKINEPPIAQKTYYLRYRVSTDGGASWLCDDPIVGVGDYDAKHPFDDLWIGKNAIYVGDNGCAPIVTDSGRVLLPVQMTVLDDAGELYQPPRAHTYTEAVALVGTWTDKNRITWRMPTRVKGDPEKTVRGLIEPTIAEAPDGRILMVMRGSNSHDSTVASSKWFAVSNDEGETWSEPKRWAYDDGTSFYSPSSMSVLMRHSSGRVFWGGNITPENPKGNLPRFPLVIGEVDPQSLQLIRSSVVVVDQKNPEDANRGRLDLSHVHLMEDRETKEMILTYTRAYHAYRQREFALLRLALSSPEDAQ
- a CDS encoding dihydrodipicolinate synthase family protein, whose protein sequence is MSTRLISAICTPLQSDGSLHEPGLAAHIEAQLDAGINGLLVAGTMGLMQLQTDATYQRLIEESVRVNAGRSEIWIGVGDLSYQRTLERIRVAEQHAVDGLVVLTPYLMKFNEQELIHYYLKLADASTKPLFLYDLPVLTGTALSMELVEQVTAHPNIHGLKCTRDWEWTTELWNRFGSRTRVVPAQPERVADLVRMQVPDNLDGLFAIFPKLSRALADAADAGQWEEAARLQADLSSYLTIAREISLFGAVTATLNTLGCDGLMAPEPYYQLSQEEREAFLSEPTIRRLIDTEAACTSVTSNAS